The following proteins come from a genomic window of bacterium:
- the nuoF gene encoding NADH-quinone oxidoreductase subunit NuoF, protein MADFICFPALQSKSRASLDDYLADGGYRSLKKALDGIAPADLVQLVRSSGLRGRGGAGFPTGMKWGFLPKQGGQPVYLVCNADEGEPGTFKDRDILRHAPHQLIEGMVLTCHAIGARVGYIYIRGEFREEAAAVERALAEARGAGLLGRDILGRGLDVELHAHMGAGAYICGEETALLNSLEGRRGLPRTKPPFPAVVGLYGCPTIINNVETLAAVPPIVQHGAEWYVSLGTEKSPGTKLFSVSGHVERPGVYELRMGTPLMDLINVDCGGMKGGRALKAVIPGGSSVPMITAAEAASLRLDYESCLEHGTMLGSGAVIVLDETVSIPHAVQNLAHFYAHESCGQCTPCREGTHWMHKILDRLIEGKGQASDLDLLLDICRHISFRTICALGDAATGPVKSGVMKFRSEFEALVR, encoded by the coding sequence ATGGCCGATTTCATCTGCTTCCCTGCCCTTCAGTCCAAATCTCGCGCCTCGCTGGACGACTACCTGGCCGACGGCGGCTACCGCAGCCTGAAGAAGGCCCTGGACGGCATCGCCCCGGCCGACCTGGTGCAGCTGGTGCGCTCCTCCGGCCTGCGCGGCCGCGGCGGCGCCGGCTTCCCCACCGGCATGAAATGGGGTTTCCTGCCCAAGCAGGGCGGACAGCCGGTCTACCTGGTCTGCAATGCCGACGAGGGGGAGCCGGGCACCTTCAAGGACCGGGACATCCTGCGCCATGCCCCGCATCAGCTGATCGAGGGGATGGTCCTCACCTGCCACGCCATTGGCGCCCGGGTGGGCTACATCTATATCCGGGGCGAGTTCCGCGAGGAGGCCGCCGCCGTGGAGCGCGCCCTGGCGGAGGCCCGCGGCGCCGGCCTGCTGGGGCGGGACATCCTGGGCCGCGGCCTGGACGTGGAGCTGCACGCGCACATGGGGGCGGGCGCCTACATCTGCGGCGAGGAGACGGCCCTGCTCAACTCGCTGGAGGGCCGCCGCGGGCTGCCCCGCACCAAGCCGCCCTTCCCCGCGGTGGTGGGCCTCTACGGCTGCCCGACCATCATCAACAACGTGGAGACCCTGGCCGCCGTGCCGCCCATCGTCCAGCACGGGGCCGAGTGGTACGTCTCCCTGGGCACGGAGAAGAGCCCGGGCACCAAGCTCTTCAGTGTGAGCGGCCACGTGGAGCGCCCCGGCGTCTACGAGCTGCGGATGGGCACGCCGCTGATGGACCTGATCAACGTGGATTGCGGCGGGATGAAGGGCGGCCGCGCCCTAAAGGCCGTCATTCCCGGCGGCTCCTCGGTGCCCATGATCACGGCCGCCGAGGCGGCCAGCCTCAGGCTGGACTACGAGAGCTGCCTGGAGCACGGCACGATGCTGGGCTCGGGCGCCGTCATCGTGCTGGACGAGACGGTGAGCATCCCGCACGCCGTGCAGAACCTGGCCCATTTCTACGCCCATGAGAGCTGCGGCCAGTGCACGCCCTGCCGGGAGGGCACCCACTGGATGCACAAGATCCTGGACCGCCTGATCGAGGGGAAGGGCCAGGCCAGCGACCTGGACCTGCTGCTGGACATCTGCCGGCACATCTCCTTCCGCACGATCTGCGCCCTGGGCGATGCGGCCACCGGCCCGGTGAAGTCCGGCGTGATGAAGTTCCGTTCCGAGTTCGAGGCGCTGGTCCGCTAG
- a CDS encoding NAD(P)H-dependent oxidoreductase subunit E, which yields MAFTFTAEEGQEIEQILARYPDRMSATLPLLHLAQRRTGWTGPEVVDEVARILELPRIHVADVVTFYTMFQRRPVGRHLISVCRTLSCHVLGGREIVDYLRRRLGLGEAAAGTDPRGLFTLEQVECLAACGTAPVLLVDGVYHENMTVEKVGALLDGLEQKAGVGGGGD from the coding sequence ATGGCCTTCACCTTCACTGCGGAGGAAGGGCAGGAGATCGAGCAGATCCTCGCCCGCTACCCGGATCGCATGAGCGCCACCCTTCCCCTGCTGCACTTGGCCCAGCGCCGGACGGGCTGGACCGGCCCCGAGGTGGTGGATGAGGTGGCCCGCATCCTGGAGCTGCCCCGCATCCACGTGGCGGATGTCGTCACCTTTTACACGATGTTCCAGCGCCGGCCGGTGGGGCGTCATCTGATCAGCGTCTGCCGCACCCTGAGCTGCCACGTGCTGGGCGGCCGCGAGATCGTGGACTACCTGCGCCGGCGGCTGGGTCTGGGCGAAGCCGCCGCGGGCACGGACCCCCGCGGCCTTTTCACCCTTGAGCAGGTGGAGTGCCTGGCCGCCTGCGGCACGGCCCCGGTGCTGCTGGTGGACGGGGTCTACCACGAGAACATGACGGTGGAGAAAGTAGGGGCCCTGCTCGACGGGCTGGAGCAGAAGGCCGGCGTCGGCGGGGGAGGGGACTAG
- a CDS encoding MBL fold metallo-hydrolase: MRVGRWEAATLEFGRFRLDGGAMFGVVPRVIWEREAPPDELNRIPLALRCLLLRDGERVALVDCGVGDKDGPAFREMFALVDEGSTVTERLAQHGLAPEEVTDLILTHLHFDHAGGAVTRNARGESVPTFPRAVIHLQRRQWDWAQSPSPRDRASYLRENLEPLRQARLNLLDGPAEPLPGIHLLPVEGHTPGMQVVEVDGAGGPSLVYCADLVPTVAHLPLAWVMGYDLFPLTVVEEKAALYQRHGMGSSWLVFEHDPAVAAARVDASGRRPLLLETRERLVGARGDR, from the coding sequence ATGCGCGTCGGACGCTGGGAGGCCGCCACCCTCGAGTTCGGCCGTTTCCGGCTGGATGGGGGCGCCATGTTCGGCGTGGTGCCCCGCGTCATCTGGGAGAGGGAGGCGCCGCCCGACGAGCTGAACCGCATCCCCCTCGCCCTGCGCTGCCTTCTGTTGCGGGACGGGGAGCGGGTCGCGCTGGTGGACTGCGGCGTGGGCGACAAGGACGGGCCCGCCTTCCGTGAGATGTTTGCCCTGGTCGATGAGGGCTCCACCGTGACGGAGCGCCTCGCCCAGCATGGGCTGGCGCCGGAGGAAGTGACCGACCTCATCCTCACCCACCTGCATTTCGACCACGCGGGCGGCGCTGTCACCCGGAATGCCCGGGGCGAGAGTGTGCCGACCTTCCCCCGGGCGGTCATCCACCTGCAGCGCCGTCAATGGGATTGGGCCCAGTCGCCCAGCCCGCGGGACCGGGCCAGCTATCTGAGGGAGAACCTGGAGCCCCTGCGCCAGGCTCGGCTCAATCTGCTGGACGGCCCGGCCGAGCCGCTGCCCGGCATCCACCTGCTGCCGGTGGAGGGCCACACCCCCGGCATGCAGGTGGTGGAGGTGGACGGCGCGGGCGGCCCCAGCCTGGTTTACTGCGCCGACCTGGTGCCCACCGTCGCCCACCTGCCGCTGGCCTGGGTGATGGGCTACGACCTCTTCCCGCTCACGGTGGTGGAGGAGAAGGCCGCCCTTTACCAACGGCACGGGATGGGGTCGTCCTGGCTCGTCTTCGAACATGACCCGGCGGTGGCGGCGGCGCGGGTGGACGCCTCCGGTCGCCGACCCCTGCTGCTTGAAACGCGGGAGCGGCTTGTCGGCGCGCGGGGCGATCGGTAG
- the trxB gene encoding thioredoxin-disulfide reductase, translating to MSSHRKVLIIGGGPAGLTAALYAARANLAPLVIEGMQPGGQLTITTEVENFPGFPEGVQGPELIDHMHRQVEKFGTEFLMGTVQAADLSKRPFTLDVDGQTLTTETLIIATGATARLLGIPGENLLMGHGVSACATCDGFFFRGKEICVLGGGDSAMEEANFLTTFARKVTLIHRREGFRASPIMVEKVRRNPRIELLLNKIPLSFQGDPQQGGLEGVELRDTVSGETSVLKVDGAFVAIGHVPNTSLFKGVLDMDENGYLLCQGRTTATKVPGVFAAGDVADHRYRQAITAAGSGCAAALDAQHFLDMHS from the coding sequence ATGTCCAGCCACCGCAAGGTGCTTATCATCGGGGGCGGGCCGGCTGGCCTCACCGCCGCCCTCTACGCCGCCCGCGCCAACCTGGCGCCTCTCGTCATCGAGGGCATGCAGCCCGGCGGCCAGCTCACCATCACCACCGAGGTGGAGAATTTCCCCGGTTTCCCCGAGGGTGTGCAGGGGCCGGAGTTGATCGACCACATGCACCGCCAGGTGGAGAAGTTCGGCACCGAGTTCCTCATGGGCACGGTGCAGGCGGCCGATCTGTCGAAGCGCCCCTTCACCCTGGACGTGGACGGCCAGACCCTCACCACGGAGACCCTCATCATCGCCACGGGGGCCACCGCCCGCCTGCTGGGCATCCCCGGGGAGAACCTGTTGATGGGCCATGGCGTCTCGGCCTGCGCCACCTGCGACGGCTTCTTCTTCAGAGGCAAGGAGATCTGCGTGCTGGGGGGAGGGGACAGCGCCATGGAGGAGGCCAACTTCCTCACCACCTTCGCCCGCAAGGTCACCCTCATCCACCGCCGCGAGGGCTTCCGCGCCTCGCCCATCATGGTGGAAAAGGTCCGCCGGAACCCGCGCATCGAGTTACTGCTCAACAAGATCCCCCTCTCCTTCCAGGGCGATCCGCAGCAGGGCGGTCTGGAGGGAGTGGAACTGCGGGACACGGTCAGCGGCGAGACAAGCGTGCTCAAGGTGGACGGCGCCTTCGTCGCCATCGGCCACGTGCCCAACACCAGCCTTTTCAAGGGAGTGCTGGACATGGACGAGAACGGCTACCTGCTCTGCCAGGGCCGCACCACGGCCACCAAGGTGCCGGGCGTCTTCGCCGCCGGGGACGTGGCGGACCATCGCTACCGCCAGGCCATCACGGCCGCCGGCAGTGGTTGCGCCGCCGCCTTGGACGCCCAGCACTTCCTTGACATGCACTCCTGA
- a CDS encoding T9SS type A sorting domain-containing protein produces MRTLLTLSLCGLLVQGAWSAQADQARRDMQGQVPNKAASYKATGAEEIPPVKAPSHSPMATDLVGETVQVGTTTYDYQANGTLSKMVAVSADGVAHGTFMYSAAMDLTWADRRVKAWCVNPDLSVVDALNVHNSRAGYTTAAATSANPVNGLPANSTVAAFHTGSPADSWFGVDFFGCTHAFDLLQYGSTNFLWPHVALNGDDKVHMVVYDSATSSDNVWYRGSTSGTSWDAPTILLTNQSAALGSIPVGSKTSSRTAVLYHHKTGTDDIPYDMGSGFIGIQIHHDIRGYVANDGDIYAQHSAANEINFTSFGPASMAPFGPYGSRAYCDVDGLFDHTEDTEFHIAYTGGPQWTDTLHVIWDEAAEDSLTEVYMHWNLGRGQIWHHNYDTGTWGHIWGSNCLVDPTDVSWVDAGAWRQRNDHPSLAVDPSTGYLYCAWNQYSADDMGPVDAAGDSYPNGEIYISCSADNGLTWGQPVNVTETPSPDCVSGECLSESWHSLAEIVDGHLHLTYVLDRCPGGIPQEECFSTLNPVIYHRIPVAEIPPHAGTPWNAAGRVGLAQTKRWYRWYAAAWCGEGSVLDSVKWIDPVHVFNEAPFDVQLDRISWHHNMLDQIGPPEALGITEVGVTVKTPDGYVPLEGWNGLLPSWRGTKFNVHFAYSGLTNSDVLIGFHFTDDRPSLYYRLDMENALQGEPEPCTGVIPIPIENIAQFEETVLHQFSSLGDPWRPIQFNLEQNVPNPFNPATTIRYSLEAGAPVVLKVHNLAGQLVHERQVGFQGAGWHQLSFDGSQLASGVYLYTIEAGLQTMTRKMLLAK; encoded by the coding sequence ATGAGAACGCTTCTGACTCTATCTCTCTGTGGCCTGCTGGTCCAGGGGGCCTGGTCCGCCCAGGCCGACCAGGCGCGCCGCGACATGCAGGGGCAGGTGCCCAACAAGGCCGCGAGCTACAAGGCCACCGGCGCCGAGGAGATTCCGCCGGTCAAGGCCCCCAGCCATTCCCCCATGGCGACCGACCTGGTGGGCGAGACGGTGCAGGTGGGCACCACCACCTACGACTACCAAGCCAACGGCACCCTCTCCAAGATGGTCGCCGTCTCCGCCGACGGCGTGGCCCACGGCACCTTCATGTACTCCGCCGCCATGGACCTGACCTGGGCCGACCGTCGGGTCAAGGCTTGGTGCGTCAATCCGGACCTCTCGGTGGTGGACGCCCTCAACGTGCACAACTCGCGGGCGGGCTACACCACGGCCGCCGCCACCAGCGCCAATCCGGTCAACGGCCTCCCCGCCAACAGCACGGTGGCGGCCTTCCACACCGGCTCGCCGGCCGACTCCTGGTTCGGCGTGGACTTCTTCGGCTGCACCCACGCCTTCGACCTGCTGCAGTACGGCTCCACCAATTTCCTGTGGCCCCATGTCGCCCTCAACGGCGACGACAAGGTGCACATGGTGGTTTATGATTCCGCCACCAGCTCCGACAATGTCTGGTATCGGGGCTCCACCAGCGGCACCAGCTGGGACGCCCCCACCATCCTGCTTACCAACCAAAGCGCGGCCCTGGGCTCCATCCCGGTGGGCAGCAAGACCTCATCCCGCACCGCCGTCCTCTACCACCACAAGACCGGGACGGACGACATCCCCTACGACATGGGATCAGGCTTCATCGGCATCCAGATCCACCATGACATCCGCGGCTATGTGGCGAACGATGGGGACATCTACGCCCAGCACAGCGCCGCCAACGAGATCAACTTCACCAGTTTCGGACCCGCCAGCATGGCCCCCTTCGGCCCCTACGGCAGCCGCGCCTATTGTGACGTGGACGGCCTCTTCGATCATACGGAGGACACCGAATTCCACATCGCCTACACGGGCGGACCCCAGTGGACGGACACGCTCCACGTCATCTGGGACGAGGCGGCGGAGGACTCCCTGACGGAAGTCTACATGCACTGGAACCTGGGCCGCGGGCAGATCTGGCACCACAATTACGACACCGGCACCTGGGGCCACATCTGGGGCTCCAACTGCCTGGTGGACCCCACGGACGTGTCCTGGGTGGACGCCGGCGCCTGGCGCCAGCGCAACGACCATCCCAGCCTGGCGGTGGATCCGTCCACGGGCTACCTCTATTGCGCCTGGAACCAGTATTCCGCCGACGACATGGGGCCGGTGGACGCCGCCGGCGACTCCTACCCCAACGGCGAGATCTACATCTCCTGCTCGGCGGACAACGGCCTGACTTGGGGCCAGCCCGTCAACGTGACGGAGACGCCCAGCCCCGATTGCGTCTCCGGCGAGTGCCTGAGCGAGAGCTGGCACAGCCTGGCCGAGATCGTCGACGGCCACCTGCACTTGACCTATGTGCTGGACCGCTGCCCGGGCGGCATTCCCCAGGAGGAGTGCTTCTCCACGCTCAACCCCGTGATCTACCACCGTATCCCCGTGGCCGAGATCCCGCCCCATGCCGGCACGCCCTGGAACGCGGCGGGCCGGGTCGGCCTGGCCCAGACCAAGCGCTGGTACCGCTGGTATGCCGCCGCCTGGTGCGGCGAGGGCTCCGTGCTGGACAGCGTGAAGTGGATCGATCCGGTCCATGTTTTCAACGAGGCCCCCTTCGACGTGCAGCTGGACCGCATCAGCTGGCACCACAACATGCTGGACCAGATCGGTCCGCCCGAGGCCCTGGGCATCACCGAGGTGGGCGTCACGGTGAAGACCCCCGACGGCTATGTGCCCCTGGAGGGCTGGAACGGCCTCCTGCCCAGCTGGCGCGGCACCAAGTTCAACGTGCACTTCGCCTACAGCGGCCTGACCAATTCCGACGTGCTGATCGGCTTCCACTTCACGGACGACCGCCCCTCCCTCTACTACCGCCTGGACATGGAGAACGCCCTCCAGGGCGAGCCGGAGCCCTGCACGGGGGTGATCCCCATCCCCATCGAGAACATCGCCCAGTTCGAGGAGACGGTCCTCCACCAGTTCAGCAGCCTGGGCGACCCGTGGCGGCCGATCCAGTTCAATCTTGAGCAGAACGTGCCCAACCCCTTCAACCCGGCCACCACCATCCGCTACAGCCTGGAGGCGGGCGCGCCCGTGGTGCTCAAGGTCCACAACCTGGCGGGCCAGCTCGTCCACGAGCGGCAGGTGGGCTTCCAGGGGGCGGGCTGGCACCAGCTCAGCTTCGACGGCAGCCAGCTGGCCAGCGGCGTGTACCTCTACACGATCGAGGCTGGCCTCCAGACCATGACCCGCAAGATGCTGTTGGCGAAGTAA
- the sfsA gene encoding DNA/RNA nuclease SfsA: MTFDPPLIPCHFRRRWKRFLAEVEGPGGDLLTVHLPNSGSMATCLGEGRPALISDSGNPARQLRHTLEMISDEAGWIVVNTLRANTMAREVLEAGRVPGFDGAWSWRPEARRGGSRLDFHGRRGEAEAWVEVKSVTLRLEDGWAGFPDSVTTRGRKHLEDLRGIVEEGGRALLLLMVQRAGLRGFRPAAHIDPAWAEGLRRAVAAGVEIQALQVQGDERGLHPGELMPVALA, translated from the coding sequence GTGACCTTTGATCCACCCCTCATTCCCTGCCATTTCCGGCGACGCTGGAAGCGCTTCCTGGCCGAGGTCGAAGGGCCGGGAGGCGACCTGCTGACGGTCCACCTGCCCAACAGCGGCAGCATGGCCACTTGTTTGGGGGAGGGTCGGCCGGCCCTCATCAGCGACAGCGGCAACCCGGCGCGCCAGCTGCGCCACACCCTGGAAATGATCAGCGACGAGGCGGGCTGGATCGTGGTGAACACGTTGCGCGCCAACACCATGGCACGTGAGGTGCTGGAGGCCGGCCGCGTCCCGGGCTTCGATGGCGCCTGGTCCTGGCGACCCGAAGCCAGGCGGGGCGGGAGCCGCCTGGATTTCCACGGCCGACGCGGGGAAGCCGAGGCCTGGGTGGAGGTGAAGAGCGTCACCCTGCGCCTGGAGGACGGCTGGGCCGGCTTCCCGGACAGCGTCACCACGCGGGGGCGGAAGCACCTGGAGGATTTGAGGGGCATTGTCGAGGAGGGAGGCCGCGCCCTGTTGCTTCTGATGGTTCAGCGCGCCGGGCTGCGCGGCTTCCGCCCGGCCGCGCACATCGACCCGGCCTGGGCGGAGGGCCTGCGCCGGGCTGTGGCGGCCGGGGTGGAGATCCAGGCCTTGCAGGTCCAGGGCGATGAGAGGGGCCTGCATCCCGGGGAGCTGATGCCCGTGGCGCTGGCCTGA
- a CDS encoding carboxymuconolactone decarboxylase family protein — MSQREAFEADRAALQERLQRRANRNIKRVLSCDHACYQDGALPARQKELLGLGTSLALRCDDCVRFHLIRCHDLGWTAAELMEALEVALVVGGSITIPHLRRAVSLLDELEAAAGR; from the coding sequence ATGTCCCAACGCGAGGCCTTCGAGGCGGACCGCGCCGCCTTGCAGGAGCGCTTGCAGCGGCGCGCCAACCGCAACATCAAGCGCGTCCTCTCCTGCGACCACGCCTGCTACCAGGACGGCGCCCTGCCCGCCCGGCAGAAGGAGCTGCTCGGCCTCGGCACCAGCCTGGCCCTGCGCTGCGACGACTGCGTGCGTTTCCACCTCATCCGCTGCCACGACCTGGGCTGGACGGCGGCAGAGTTGATGGAGGCGCTCGAGGTGGCGCTGGTGGTGGGCGGCAGCATCACCATCCCCCACCTGCGCCGCGCCGTCTCCCTGCTCGACGAGCTGGAGGCGGCGGCCGGCCGCTGA
- a CDS encoding CBS domain-containing protein, producing the protein MLVRSLLNQKGSEVAAAGPDESVQAALDRMIERRVGSLLVMEDGEVTGIVTERDVLRRGLGDVRKLREQRVGEIMTCEVVIATPDDSLQYLMGLMTRNRIRHVPVFAEGKLAGIVSIGDIIFALLEESEATNRYLHDYIAGSY; encoded by the coding sequence ATGTTGGTGCGCAGTCTGTTGAATCAGAAGGGGAGCGAGGTCGCCGCCGCCGGGCCGGACGAAAGCGTGCAGGCCGCCCTCGACCGCATGATCGAGCGTCGCGTCGGTTCCCTCCTCGTGATGGAGGACGGCGAGGTGACAGGCATCGTCACGGAGCGGGACGTGCTGCGCCGCGGCCTGGGGGATGTGCGCAAGCTGCGCGAGCAAAGGGTGGGCGAGATCATGACGTGCGAGGTGGTGATCGCCACCCCCGACGACTCCCTCCAATACTTGATGGGCTTGATGACGCGCAACCGCATCCGCCACGTGCCCGTCTTCGCCGAGGGCAAGCTGGCGGGGATCGTCTCCATCGGGGACATCATCTTCGCCCTGCTGGAGGAGAGCGAGGCCACCAACCGCTACCTCCACGACTACATCGCCGGATCTTATTGA
- a CDS encoding ATP-binding protein, producing MMRPLLRAYISVIIAAGLVVAGLDLHLLHLEMGSSQPDLIDRAVWLLLILLVSHFPIVSSSGEAVSTLNSSLNYCMILCFGPQFAGPAVALNALYLNFIRRRAPWYKVLFNGAQVLLAVNAAGGLYLLGGGVVKQPPDFLSPWTYPLLLLPYLGFVLVNLLLVSVAVRLDRGTPFLQQMRASHYFDLGGNSILFYLGALTASLYLHFGWLGVGLATIPLIWVHTYLSRYNELKVMHASLDATHQAITDQSAELRQKNLDLEAANQTLQQLNLDLQNTRRTLSQAEKLKAMGQMAGGVAHDFNNILGAIIARTELLKLEEVPPRVEEGLRSIHRSALDGAAVVRRIQDFTRVSERRDFEPVNLCELLDDVLEMTRAIWRDKAQRLGLTYAVRRDCPETLHVMGNASELREVLHNLIINALDAMPTGGQLSLAAHALADKAELCVRDSGHGMTREVLERAFDPFFTTKGARGNGLGLSVSFGIVERHGGELTAQSAPGEGSEFRLLLPLATPETVAAAPVRVENTGLAVTTRPLRILVVDDEPDVRGVLLDALTLMGHHVEAAASGQEGLDKWLAGRHTHLFTDLGMPGMNGWELTDRIRRAAAGHPPVVVLVTGWGAQIKEEDRLRHAVDHVLAKPFKIHELALLLQQLEEEAGSS from the coding sequence ATGATGCGACCCCTGCTGCGCGCCTACATCAGTGTGATCATTGCCGCCGGTCTGGTGGTGGCCGGTCTCGACCTCCACCTGCTCCACCTGGAGATGGGATCCAGTCAGCCCGATCTCATCGACCGGGCGGTCTGGCTGCTCCTCATCCTGCTCGTCTCCCATTTCCCCATCGTCAGCAGCAGCGGCGAGGCCGTCTCCACCCTCAACAGCTCCCTGAACTACTGCATGATCCTCTGCTTCGGGCCGCAGTTCGCCGGACCCGCCGTCGCGCTGAACGCCCTCTACCTGAACTTCATCAGGCGGCGCGCGCCCTGGTACAAGGTGCTCTTCAACGGAGCGCAGGTCCTCCTGGCGGTCAACGCGGCGGGGGGGCTCTACCTCCTGGGCGGCGGCGTGGTCAAGCAGCCGCCGGACTTCCTCTCGCCCTGGACCTATCCCCTGCTGCTCCTGCCCTACCTGGGCTTCGTCCTGGTCAATCTCCTGCTGGTCAGCGTGGCCGTGCGCCTGGACCGGGGCACGCCCTTCCTCCAACAGATGCGCGCCAGCCACTACTTCGACCTGGGCGGCAACTCCATCCTCTTCTACCTGGGCGCCCTGACGGCCAGCCTCTATCTGCACTTCGGCTGGCTGGGAGTGGGTCTGGCCACCATCCCCCTCATCTGGGTCCACACCTACCTCAGCCGCTACAACGAGCTGAAAGTCATGCACGCAAGCCTGGACGCCACCCACCAGGCCATCACCGACCAGTCCGCCGAGCTGCGCCAGAAGAACCTGGACCTGGAGGCGGCCAACCAGACCCTTCAGCAGTTGAACCTGGACCTTCAGAACACGCGGCGCACCCTCTCCCAGGCCGAGAAACTGAAAGCCATGGGCCAGATGGCGGGTGGCGTGGCCCATGACTTCAACAACATCCTGGGCGCCATCATCGCCCGCACCGAACTGCTCAAGCTGGAGGAAGTGCCGCCCCGCGTCGAGGAGGGCCTGCGCAGCATCCATCGCAGCGCCCTGGACGGGGCGGCGGTGGTGCGGCGCATCCAGGACTTCACACGCGTGTCGGAGCGCCGCGACTTCGAGCCGGTCAACCTCTGCGAGCTGCTCGACGACGTGCTGGAGATGACCCGCGCCATCTGGCGGGACAAGGCGCAGCGCCTGGGCCTGACCTACGCCGTCCGGCGCGACTGCCCCGAGACCCTGCATGTGATGGGCAATGCCAGCGAATTGCGCGAGGTCCTGCACAACCTCATCATCAACGCCCTGGACGCCATGCCGACGGGCGGCCAGTTGAGCCTGGCGGCCCACGCCCTGGCGGACAAGGCCGAGCTATGCGTGCGGGACTCGGGCCACGGCATGACCCGCGAGGTGCTGGAGCGCGCCTTCGATCCCTTTTTCACGACCAAGGGGGCGCGCGGCAACGGACTGGGCCTCTCCGTCAGTTTCGGGATCGTGGAGCGGCATGGCGGCGAACTGACGGCGCAGAGCGCGCCGGGCGAGGGCAGCGAGTTCCGCCTCCTGCTGCCCCTGGCCACCCCGGAGACCGTGGCTGCCGCCCCCGTCCGCGTCGAGAATACCGGTCTTGCGGTGACGACGCGGCCCCTGCGCATCCTGGTGGTGGACGACGAACCCGACGTGCGCGGCGTGCTGCTGGACGCCCTCACCCTGATGGGTCATCACGTGGAGGCGGCGGCCTCCGGCCAGGAAGGGCTGGACAAATGGCTGGCCGGCCGCCACACACACCTCTTCACCGACCTGGGCATGCCGGGCATGAACGGCTGGGAGCTGACCGACCGCATCCGGCGGGCCGCCGCTGGTCATCCGCCCGTGGTCGTGCTGGTGACAGGCTGGGGGGCTCAGATCAAGGAGGAGGACCGTCTCCGCCACGCCGTCGACCATGTGCTGGCCAAACCATTCAAGATCCACGAGCTGGCCCTTCTGCTGCAGCAACTGGAGGAAGAGGCTGGTTCTTCTTGA
- a CDS encoding methyltransferase domain-containing protein produces the protein MTNPPATQPWNRTWFDGDYLALYGHRDPGEARDFIASLLEHGLLPAPGEAGLVLDLGCGAGRHSLELAGRGYRVVGLDWSPVLLRQAMSGRATPPPVFVRGDLAAPPFRGGAGLVLSLFTSLGYLTEDAANERVWRGILRLARPGGRIVLDYLNPAQLRTRLVPESRRQVGAWEVREFRRVDEERNMVVKRLRFGPPGQTPRDVTEQVKLYEASWFLAPARELGFRPLVHWGDLRGAPHGAASPRSVLVLERCP, from the coding sequence GTGACCAATCCACCCGCCACCCAACCCTGGAACCGCACCTGGTTCGACGGGGACTATCTGGCCCTCTACGGGCACCGCGATCCAGGCGAGGCGCGGGACTTCATCGCGTCCCTTCTGGAGCACGGCCTGCTCCCCGCCCCCGGCGAGGCGGGGCTGGTGCTGGACCTGGGCTGTGGAGCGGGCCGGCACAGCCTGGAGCTGGCGGGTCGGGGCTACCGCGTGGTGGGCCTGGACTGGTCGCCCGTCCTCCTGCGCCAGGCCATGAGCGGCCGAGCGACTCCCCCGCCCGTCTTCGTGCGCGGCGACCTGGCCGCGCCCCCTTTCCGTGGCGGGGCCGGTCTGGTCCTGTCCCTCTTCACCAGCCTGGGCTACCTGACAGAGGACGCGGCCAACGAGCGTGTCTGGCGCGGCATCCTGCGGCTGGCGCGGCCGGGGGGGCGCATCGTGCTGGATTACCTCAACCCCGCCCAACTGCGGACCCGGCTGGTGCCGGAGAGCCGGCGGCAGGTGGGCGCCTGGGAGGTGCGGGAATTCCGCCGCGTGGACGAGGAGCGCAACATGGTGGTCAAACGGCTGCGTTTCGGGCCGCCCGGGCAGACGCCCCGGGACGTGACGGAGCAGGTCAAGCTTTACGAGGCGAGCTGGTTCCTTGCTCCGGCGCGGGAGTTGGGCTTCCGGCCGCTGGTCCACTGGGGTGACCTGCGCGGCGCGCCTCACGGGGCGGCCAGCCCGCGCAGCGTGCTGGTGCTGGAGCGATGCCCATGA